The Arachis hypogaea cultivar Tifrunner chromosome 16, arahy.Tifrunner.gnm2.J5K5, whole genome shotgun sequence genome contains a region encoding:
- the LOC112697463 gene encoding wall-associated receptor kinase 5: protein MGVKGMLFVIVALVLVEVEVEVVAIDDIDSTQIALHGCQRNCGDVQIPYPFGIGKTENGTTCFLDKPFNLTCNSSSSSLTSGNVQVININISQGQADMLIFVSKYCYNSSYGNNAVSSQPSGLISSSSFTISSKDNKFISVGCDTYGYLNSFYNNNAGYSTGCLTRCYGNTKEIKDGDCSGIGCCEVDIPPKMRSVSTQAGTFFNFQDSLVFNNCSYSFVVKNGNYTFKKAHLENLPYEMLPVVFNWSVGNETCKKSLNRGTNICKGNSICMDAESGYGYRCQCQKGFEGNPYLHNCTDIDECETGQHSCASKHNCRNEIGFHGCFCPNGQSGNGSTIEGCHKKNLLPQIVIGASAGFIAIFVGTSLLYLTHQKRKFIKLKEKFFKQNGGLLLLQQLSSREESSHTIQIFTAKELKKATNNYDENLIIGRGGFGTVFKGVLENNTIVAIKKSRIVDADQVDQFIHEVIVLSQVNHRNVVKLLGCCLETEVPLLVYEFVRNGTLFDFIHNENKRNHFNWENRLRIATETVGALSYLHSSASIPIVHRDVKSTNILLDEDYTAKVSDFGASKFVPLNQNTLATVVQGTFGYLDPEYMQTCQLTEKSDVYSFGVVLAELLTGKKPLMFEKSEEKTNLAMYLTSCLEEDRLFEALQVGILNEENKQEIVEVAIVAAKCLRLKGEERPSMKEVAMELEGIRLMSKSHWVNNADKNFEEIQHLLPVSSSSEKYEHGDSSSGSHQNTKYDSIIRDQEVLIALPSGR from the exons ATGGGAGTGAAGGGCATGTTATTTGTTATTGTTGCCTTGGTCCTTgtagaagtagaagtagaagtagTAGCTATAGATGATATTGACAGTACTCAAATAGCTCTTCATGGGTGCCAAAGGAATTGTGGAGATGTTCAAATTCCGTATCCATTTGGCATAGGAAAAACCGAAAACGGTACTACCTGTTTCTTAGACAAACCATTTAATCTTACTTGCAACAGTAGTAGTTCCAGTTTAACATCGGGCAATGTCCAAGTTATAAACATCAACATCTCCCAAGGTCAAGCAGATATGTTGATTTTTGTCTCCAAATATTGTTATAATAGTAGCTATGGTAACAACGCTGTAAGTAGCCAACCCAGCGGGCTCATAAGTAGTTCTTCTTTCACCATTTCGAGCAAAGACAACAAGTTCATAAGTGTTGGCTGCGATACTTACGGCTATCTTAATAGCTTCTACAACAACAATGCAGGTTATTCAACAGGGTGCTTAACAAGATGTTATGGCAACACTAAGGAAATCAAGGATGGAGATTGTTCCGGTATTGGGTGCTGTGAGGTGGATATTCCTCCCAAGATGAGATCGGTCTCAACTCAAGCAGGTACCTTTTTCAATTTCCAGGATTCTCTGGTCTTCAACAACTGTAGCTATTCCTTTGTTGTCAAGAATGGCAACTACACGTTTAAGAAGGCCCACTTGGAGAATCTACCATATGAGATGCTCCCTGTGGTGTTCAATTGGAGTGTTGGAAACGAAACATGTAAAAAATCACTCAACAGAGGTACCAACATTTGCAAGGGAAATAGTATTTGTATGGATGCAGAAAGTGGATATGGTTACCGGTGTCAATGCCAGAAAGGTTTTGAAGGAAATCCATACCTTCATAATTGCACAG ATATTGATGAATGTGAGACGGGACAACATTCATGTGCAAGTAAACATAATTGTCGCAATGAAATTGGATTCCACGGATGCTTTTGTCCTAACGGACAATCAGGAAATGGATCAACAATAGAAGGGTGCCACAAGAAAAATTTGCTTCCACAAATTGTGATTG GTGCAAGTGCAGGATTCATAGCTATTTTTGTGGGAACTTCTTTGCTATACTTAACACACCAAAAGAGAAAATTCATCAAACTTAAAGAGAAGTTTTTTAAGCAAAATGGTGGTCTTCTTTTGCTACAACAACTCTCTTCAAGAGAAGAATCCTCCCATACTATTCAAATTTTCACCGCCAAAGAATTGAAGAAGGCCACCAACAACTATGATGAGAACTTAATCATTGGCAGGGGAGGTTTCGGCACAGTTTTCAAAGGAGTTCTAGAGAATAACACAATTGTTGCTATCAAGAAGTCCAGAATAGTTGATGCTGACCAAGTTGATCAATTCATCCACGAGGTTATCGTTCTGTCCCAAGTTAACCACAGAAATGTGGTGAAGCTTTTGGGTTGTTGTTTAGAAACAGAAGTCCCTCTTCTTGTCTATGAGTTTGTAAGGAATGGCACACTTTTCGATTTCATCCAtaatgaaaacaagagaaatCATTTCAATTGGGAAAATCGTCTCAGAATTGCAACAGAGACAGTCGGAGCTTTATCATATCTTCATTCATCTGCTTCCATTCCAATTGTCCACAGAGATGTTAAGAGTACTAACATTCTCTTAGACGAAGATTACACTGCCAAAGTCTCTGACTTTGGAGCTTCAAAATTTGTTCCATTGAATCAAAATACATTAGCTACAGTGGTGCAAGGAACTTTTGGTTACTTGGATCCAGAATACATGCAAACTTGCCAACTAACTGAAAAAAGTGATGTGTATAGCTTTGGTGTTGTGCTCGCTGAGCTTCTTACGGGAAAGAAACCTCTTATGTTTGAGAAGTCGGAAGAGAAAACAAATCTTGCTATGTACTTGACATCTTGCCTGGAAGAGGATCGCTTGTTTGAAGCTCTTCAAGTTGGAATCTTGaacgaagaaaataaacaagagatTGTGGAAGTTGCTATTGTTGCAGCAAAGTGTTTGAGACTTAAAGGCGAAGAAAGGCCAAGCATGAAGGAAGTGGCAATGGAATTAGAGGGAATAAGGTTAATGTCAAAGTCCCACTGGGTTAATAATGCAGACAAGAATTTTGAAGAGATCCAGCACTTGCTTCCAGTGTCATCATCGTCAGAAAAATATGAGCATGGTGATAGCAGCAGTGGCAGTCATCAAAATACCAAATATGATAGTATCATCAGGGATCAAGAAGTGCTAATTGCCTTGCCAAGTGGAAGGTGA